In Chloracidobacterium sp., the following proteins share a genomic window:
- a CDS encoding DNA/RNA non-specific endonuclease, with protein MVRTAIGIILLTLATACGFVAHRRSEGPTAAPKPDRGSHLLFGNPSNATADPANTDNYLLTHGDLTMSYNNSRGTLNWIAWRTTAADLGKRRERPLFKPDMSLPPNFRRVQYYDYAGSGYDRGHMVPAADRFADEQKMADTFLMTNIVPQSPDLNQYPWNKFESYIRGTVRGRTDAYMIAGVYGEKGSIRGRITIPTNVWKVVVLLRPGTSEITDATRIIAVDMPNENGIADVLWQNYITTVRDIELRTGLDLFSNLPKELQDRVETRPFQSTVY; from the coding sequence ATGGTGAGAACTGCCATCGGCATCATCTTACTCACGCTGGCGACTGCCTGTGGCTTTGTGGCCCATCGACGCAGTGAAGGCCCGACAGCCGCGCCCAAGCCAGACCGCGGTTCGCATCTCCTCTTCGGCAACCCGTCAAATGCGACGGCTGACCCCGCAAATACTGACAACTACCTGCTCACCCACGGCGATCTTACGATGTCCTACAACAACTCGCGCGGCACGCTAAACTGGATAGCTTGGCGAACGACGGCTGCGGATCTCGGCAAACGCCGCGAGCGCCCACTTTTCAAGCCAGATATGTCCCTGCCGCCAAACTTTCGCCGCGTTCAGTATTACGATTATGCCGGAAGCGGCTACGACCGCGGTCACATGGTACCTGCGGCTGATAGGTTTGCTGACGAGCAGAAGATGGCGGATACCTTCCTGATGACGAATATCGTCCCGCAATCGCCTGATCTCAATCAATATCCGTGGAACAAGTTCGAATCCTACATTCGCGGAACGGTCCGCGGCCGGACAGATGCCTACATGATCGCAGGCGTCTACGGAGAAAAAGGCAGCATTCGAGGCCGGATCACGATTCCGACGAACGTTTGGAAGGTCGTAGTTCTCTTGCGCCCCGGCACTAGCGAGATCACCGACGCAACACGCATCATAGCCGTGGATATGCCTAACGAGAATGGGATCGCGGACGTCCTTTGGCAAAATTACATAACGACCGTCCGCGATATCGAACTGCGAACCGGCCTTGACCTGTTCAGCAACCTTCCAAAGGAACTGCAGGACCGTGTCGAAACGCGCCCGTTTCAGTCAACTGTGTACTAG